A single window of Polyodon spathula isolate WHYD16114869_AA chromosome 2, ASM1765450v1, whole genome shotgun sequence DNA harbors:
- the LOC121296526 gene encoding 40S ribosomal protein S6 has protein sequence MKLNISFPATGCQKLIEVDDERKLRTFYEKRMATEVPADPLGEEWKGYVVRISGGNDKQGFPMKQGVLTHGRVRLLLSKGHSCYRPRRTGERKRKSVRGCIVDANLSVLNLVIIKKGEKDIPGLTDSTVPRRLGPKRASKIRKLFNLSKEDDVRQYVVRRPLTKEGKKPRSKAPKIQRLVTPRVLQHKRRRIALKKQRTQKNKEQASDYAKLLAKRMKEAKEKRQEQIAKRRRLSSLRASTSKSESSQK, from the exons ATGAAG CTCAACATCTCTTTCCCGGCCACTGGCTGCCAGAAGCTCATCGAAGTTGATGATGAACGCAAGCTGCGAACCTTCTATGAGAAGCGGATGGCCACCGAGGTCCCTGCTGATCCACTGGGTGAGGAGTGGAAG GGCTATGTTGTCCGAATCAGTGGCGGTAATGACAAGCAGGGTTTCCCCATGAAGCAGGGTGTGCTGACCCACGGCCGTGTGCGTCTGCTGCTCAGCAAAGGCCACTCCTGCTACCGCCCCAGGAGGACTGGCGAGCGTAAGCGCAAGTCTGTCCGCGGCTGCATCGTTGATGCCAACCTGAGTGTGCTGAACTTGGTCATCATCAAGAAGG GCGAGAAGGATATCCCAGGTCTGACCGACAGCACCGTCCCTCGCCGTCTTGGTCCTAAGAGGGCCAGCAAGATCCGCAAGCTCTTCAACCTGTCCAAGGAAGACGATGTGCGCCAGTATGTTGTGAGGAGGCCCCTGACAAAGGAAG GTAAGAAACCCAGAAGCAAGGCCCCCAAGATCCAGCGCCTGGTGACCCCCCGCGTCCTGCAGCACAAGCGCAGGCGCATTGCCCTGAAGAAGCAGCGTACTCAGAAGAACAAGGAGCAAGCATCTGATTATGCCAAGCTGCTGGCCAAGAGAATGAAG gagGCAAAGGAGAAACGCCAGGAACAGATTGCCAAGAGGCGTCGTTTGTCCTCTCTGAGAGCCTCTACATCCAAATCAGAATCCAGCCagaaataa